The Quercus robur chromosome 7, dhQueRobu3.1, whole genome shotgun sequence genome has a segment encoding these proteins:
- the LOC126693759 gene encoding putative disease resistance protein RGA1 — protein sequence MAEIAYSVAGKVLEQLGSRTFQEISSAWGVRSDLKKLEDIVLAVKAVLCDAEEKQASDQRLRTWLGKLKDVLNDAENVLDEFQYRVLQKEVMKRYWSTSKKVRYFFSCPNPLVFRFEMAHKIKDIRGRVDNIAADKDKFNLAQAFEDRKITMHGRDMTHSFVHSSDVIGRDDDREKIIHLLMEQDAGRNVSVIPIVGIGDLGKTTLTKLVYNDERVARHFQLRKWVCVSEDFDVRSLIIEIIKSHVGSINENLSIDQLQILLRELLKDNKFLLVLDDVWNEDRNKWMELEDLLRDGYNGSKIIVTTRNNSVATIMGTVPTYHLDGLSNEECMSLFVKLAFKEGEEKQYPNLLEIGNDIVKKCKGVPLAVRTLASLLYSKVDEREWKSIRDNEIWHLKQNEGDILPALRLSYNQLPFHLKQCFAYCSLFPKDYEFKSLLLVQFWMAHGLLQSPDNENQDLEDIGNLYIKELMSRSLFQDVYQDTVLFYTFKMHDLVHDLALAIAKGECLVVTKKSSVSAGVCHLSISENGQEVTTQLERLSKVQTIIFKTEQHMSILETCISRFKYLRVLDLENSSFEVLPNSIGSLKHLRYLDLSENRRIKQLPDSICKLHSLQTLLLGGCSNLEWLPKGIRDIISLRFLVVTTKHTCLSEKAVGCLDSLRFLLIVGCENLKCLFEGMEGRLTNLRTLVVGGCPSLTSLSLSIKHLTALETLGIGDCIELSLMEMEGEDNQDLKLSLQNLMIEGLPKLEVLPQWLQGSANTLQQLLIGECENLKALPEWLPRLKSLHTLRIVECPKLSSLPEGMEALTALRQLEITDCPDLSRKCREEDSHKIAHVPKIELDEDS from the coding sequence ATGGCTGAAATTGCCTACAGTGTCGCAGGGAAGGTCCTAGAGCAGCTTGGATCCCGTACTTTCCAAGAAATCAGCTCAGCATGGGGTGTCCGAAGTGATCTGAAAAAGCTTGAGGACATAGTCTTAGCCGTTAAAGCTGTACTCTGTGATGCTGAGGAGAAGCAAGCAAGTGACCAAAGGCTAAGGACTTGGTTAGGGAAGCTCAAAGATGTCCTTAATGATGCGGAGAATGTGCTGGATGAATTTCAGTACCGAGTCCTCCAGAAGGAAGTGATGAAGAGATATTGGAGCACTAGCAAAAAGGTGcgttatttcttttcttgtccTAATCCACTTgtatttcgttttgaaatggcACATAAAATCAAGGATATTAGGGGGAGGGTAGATAATATTGCAGCTGATAAGGATAAATTCAACCTTGCTCAAGCATTTGAAGATAGGAAGATTACAATGCATGGGCGGGACATGACCCACTCCTTTGTTCATTCTTCTGATGTCATCGGTAGGGATGATGATAGAGAAAAGATAATACATCTTTTAATGGAACAAGATGCTGGCAGAAATGTCAGTGTAATTCCCATAGTTGGGATTGGAGATTTGGGGAAGACCACACTTACCAAGTTGGTGTATAATGATGAACGGGTAGCTAGACATTTTCAATTGAGAAAATGGGTGTGTGTGTCTGAGGACTTTGATGTTAGAAGTTTGATAATAGAAATTATTAAATCTCATGTTGGTTCAATTAATGAGAATTTGAGCATAGATCAGTTGCAAATTCTCTTAAGAGAACTTTTAAAAGATAACAAATTTCTACTTGTCTTGGATGACGTTTGGAATGAGGATCGTAATAAATGGATGGAATTGGAAGATTTGTTACGTGATGGTTACAATGGAAGTAAAATCATAGTAACAACACGAAATAACTCGGTTGCTACAATTATGGGTACTGTTCCCACATACCATTTAGATGGTCTATCCAATGAGGAGTGTATGTCTTTGTTTGTGAAATTGGCGTTTaaggaaggagaagaaaaacaGTATCCAAACCTCTTAGAAATTGGGAATGACATTGTTAAAAAATGTAAAGGGGTTCCATTGGCAGTGAGGACTTTAGCCAGCCTACTTTATTCAAAAGTTGATGAAAGGGAGTGGAAATCTATTAGAGATAATGAGATATGGCATTTAAAACAGAATGAGGGTGACATCTTACCTGCATTGAGGTTGAGTTACAATCAATTGCCATTTCACTTGAAGCAATGCTTTGCCTACTGCTCTCTTTTCCCAAAGGATTATGAATTCAAAAGTCTTCTTTTGGTTCAATTTTGGATGGCACATGGACTTCTTCAATCACCTGACAATGAAAATCAAGATTTGGAAGATATTGGTAACTTGTATATCAAGGAGTTAATGTCAAGATCTTTGTTTCAAGATGTATATCAAGACACTGTGTTATTTTATACCTTTAAAATGCACGATCTTGTCCATGATCTTGCACTCGCAATTGCCAAAGGTGAGTGTTTGGTAGTGACCAAGAAGTCCTCCGTTTCTGCAGGAGTTTGTCATTTGTCAATTTCGGAGAATGGGCAAGAAGTTACAACACAATTAGAGAGGTTGAGCAAAGTTCAGActattattttcaaaacagagcAACACATGTCCATACTTGAAACATGTATCTCAAGATTTAAGTACTTGCGGGTGCTTGATCTGGAAAATTCATCCTTTGAGGTGTTGCCAAATTCTATTGGAAGTTTGAAACATTTGAGATATCTCGACCTATCAGAGAATCGCAGAATCAAGCAACTTCCAGATTCCATTTGCAAGCTACACAGTTTGCAAACTTTACTGCTTGGTGGTTGCAGCAATCTTGAATGGTTGCCCAAAGGTATAAGGGACATAATCAGCCTCAGGTTTTTGGTTGTTACAACAAAGCATACCTGCTTGTCGGAGAAGGCAGTGGGTTGCTTGGATTCTCTTCGATTTTTGTTGATAGTTGGATGTGAGAATCTAAAATGTTTGTTTGAAGGGATGGAGGGGCGCCTCACCAATCTTCGAACATTGGTTGTTGGAGGTTGTCCAAGTTTGACTTCTTTATCACTCAGTATCAAACACCTAACTGCCCTAGAGACCCTGGGAATTGGGGATTGTATAGAGCTTAGTTTGATGGAGATGGAGGGAGAAGACAATCAAGATCTCAAGTTGAGCCTCCAGAATTTGATGATTGAAGGTTTACCTAAGTTGGAGGTTTTGCCCCAATGGCTCCAAGGATCTGCAAACACTTTACAACAGCTTTTGATTGGAGAATGTGA